A window of Streptomyces sp. SAI-127 contains these coding sequences:
- a CDS encoding STAS domain-containing protein, protein MFPLTDRPGWQAAGEISLLTRPAWEQTLAHLARSDEETCHLELSAVTFVDVAGVSALAMTAQGLPQGRRIVLEEPPATLRRVLDMFWPDLLSVEVMGR, encoded by the coding sequence ATGTTCCCGTTGACGGACCGGCCCGGCTGGCAAGCGGCAGGCGAGATCAGTCTGCTCACCCGCCCGGCCTGGGAACAGACGCTGGCCCACCTTGCCCGCAGCGACGAAGAGACGTGCCACTTGGAGCTTTCCGCGGTCACCTTCGTCGACGTCGCCGGTGTCTCCGCTTTGGCGATGACCGCCCAGGGCCTTCCGCAGGGGCGACGCATCGTGCTCGAGGAGCCGCCCGCCACCCTGCGGCGCGTTCTGGACATGTTCTGGCCGGACCTGCTTTCTGTCGAGGTGATGGGGCGATGA
- a CDS encoding PP2C family protein-serine/threonine phosphatase, producing MEGGDLELGELLAAAEAAPPGESVDVVARDLQKRFGAQRVSFLFVDLIGQRLVRLAAADDEVVDQAEPIDLQGSVYDSVLRSQRQHVEPDGQGGRRVITPVTNRGDCIGVLELTLQSADDTVLRQVREAAHTLAYIIVTDGRFTDLYHLGRRTTETSLAAEIQHQLLPSAPCCEAAQFTLAAGLVPADDIGGDTYDYTLDRDTLHLSITDAMGHDTNSALLATLLVGALRQARRSGCDALKQAHHAHQALLSHSRGLATGQLLCVDLETGLCELVNAGHPWPLRLRDGTVEEVKLAVNLPFGVAAPASYRVQELRLRPRDRLILLTDGMQERGAAAADLTSVIHDTGALHPREAVRALTGAVLDACHGSLRDDATVLILDWHGDSRRPAGTGPVDRPGRHPGV from the coding sequence GTGGAGGGTGGAGATCTGGAACTGGGCGAGTTGCTGGCCGCTGCGGAAGCGGCCCCGCCCGGTGAGTCCGTCGACGTGGTGGCCCGCGACCTGCAGAAGCGGTTCGGTGCGCAGCGGGTGTCCTTCCTGTTCGTCGACCTCATCGGTCAGCGGCTGGTACGGCTCGCCGCGGCCGACGACGAGGTCGTGGACCAGGCCGAGCCGATCGACCTGCAGGGCAGCGTCTACGACAGCGTGCTGCGCAGCCAGCGCCAGCACGTGGAGCCGGACGGCCAGGGCGGACGGCGCGTCATCACGCCGGTCACCAACCGCGGCGACTGCATCGGCGTCCTGGAGTTGACCCTGCAGTCCGCGGACGACACCGTACTGCGGCAGGTCCGCGAGGCGGCACACACGCTGGCCTACATCATCGTCACGGACGGGCGCTTCACCGACCTCTACCACCTGGGCCGGCGCACCACCGAGACCAGCCTGGCCGCGGAGATCCAGCACCAACTGCTTCCCTCGGCCCCCTGCTGCGAGGCGGCCCAGTTCACCCTCGCCGCCGGGCTGGTCCCGGCCGACGACATCGGTGGCGACACCTACGACTACACCCTCGACCGCGACACCCTGCACCTGTCCATCACCGACGCGATGGGCCACGACACCAACTCCGCACTGCTGGCCACCCTGTTGGTCGGCGCGCTCCGGCAGGCTCGCCGCAGCGGCTGCGACGCGCTCAAGCAGGCCCACCACGCCCATCAGGCCCTGCTGAGCCACAGCCGCGGGCTGGCCACCGGACAGTTGCTGTGCGTCGACCTCGAAACCGGCCTGTGCGAACTGGTCAACGCCGGCCACCCCTGGCCGCTGCGGCTGCGGGACGGCACCGTCGAAGAGGTCAAGCTCGCCGTCAACCTGCCGTTCGGTGTGGCGGCACCCGCCTCCTACCGCGTCCAGGAACTGCGACTGCGTCCCCGGGACCGTCTGATCCTTCTCACCGACGGCATGCAGGAGCGCGGTGCCGCGGCCGCCGACCTGACCTCGGTCATTCACGACACCGGCGCGCTGCACCCGCGAGAAGCCGTCCGGGCCTTGACCGGCGCGGTCCTCGATGCCTGCCACGGCAGCCTCAGGGACGACGCCACGGTCCTGATCCTGGACTGGCACGGCGACAGCCGCCGACCGGCCGGGACCGGCCCCGTGGACAGGCCGGGGAGACACCCTGGCGTGTAG
- a CDS encoding cold-shock protein has protein sequence MAKGTVKWFNSEKGFGFIEQEGGGPDVFAHYSNIAAQGFRELQEGQKVEFDVTQGQKGPQAENIRPV, from the coding sequence GTGGCCAAGGGCACCGTCAAGTGGTTCAACAGCGAAAAGGGCTTCGGCTTCATCGAGCAGGAGGGTGGAGGCCCCGACGTCTTCGCCCACTACTCCAACATCGCCGCCCAGGGCTTCCGTGAGCTGCAGGAAGGCCAGAAGGTCGAGTTCGACGTCACCCAGGGCCAGAAGGGCCCGCAGGCGGAGAACATCCGCCCCGTCTGA
- a CDS encoding cytochrome c oxidase assembly protein — protein sequence MTGRRTLAAVLDIGGLWLVYRTELFAATAHRPPAHGAVQVHMVAAGLLFALAVCGLDPVRRRWSLALRGATVLAAGTAHAVPARTLSSRPPPGTGFTPADLHHGAQWMYHGGDLVEAGLAVVTGVCRYAGARRARPRRRRRVGRTERLTGPAGALGDHHRTPAAGGES from the coding sequence ATGACAGGCCGGAGGACCCTGGCAGCTGTCCTGGACATCGGCGGGCTCTGGCTGGTGTACCGCACGGAACTGTTCGCGGCCACAGCACACCGGCCGCCGGCGCACGGCGCGGTACAGGTGCACATGGTGGCGGCGGGACTGCTGTTCGCCCTCGCCGTGTGCGGGCTCGATCCGGTGCGTCGCCGCTGGAGTCTCGCCCTGCGCGGCGCGACCGTACTGGCCGCCGGCACCGCGCACGCCGTGCCGGCCCGCACGCTCTCCTCCCGGCCGCCGCCCGGCACCGGCTTCACCCCCGCCGACCTGCATCACGGGGCTCAGTGGATGTACCACGGGGGCGACCTCGTGGAAGCGGGCCTGGCCGTGGTGACGGGGGTGTGCCGGTACGCCGGCGCCAGACGTGCCCGGCCCCGCCGCCGGCGCCGAGTCGGCAGGACAGAGCGGTTGACCGGCCCGGCCGGGGCACTCGGAGACCATCACAGGACTCCGGCAGCCGGAGGGGAATCATGA
- a CDS encoding PP2C family protein-serine/threonine phosphatase — protein sequence MVNTGDTGRMLRQLLQAAHTVTLEELPGLLAGQAGDAGLYDVAVFAVDIRETLLRQITGRGLDAAAGGEEMRIDGTLPGRAYQRVTLVAETPGGAPSRRRWWVPVTDGVERIGVLRADSEDGDDQAVRQNLRDLASLVALVLLSKRSCSDSFARLVRTEPMNVAAEMQWKLMPPAAFAGRDVTLGAASEPAYEMGGDAFDYALSGSILHLSVFDAMGHDTTAGITANVAVAACRNARRQGASLAETSRAVEDVLVAHFGTSRYVTGVLADLDLDTGHLTWINRGHPLPLVVRDNRWTIELDCPPAGPMGAGLGLPIVVSRQQLEPGDRLLLYTDGIVEARDTEGERFGRERFVDFVVRHHSGRQPLHETLRRLMHAVLDHHCGRLDDDATVLLTEWRAGHQHRLVP from the coding sequence ATGGTGAACACCGGGGACACCGGGCGGATGCTGCGGCAGCTGCTGCAGGCCGCACACACGGTGACGCTGGAGGAGTTGCCCGGCCTCCTCGCCGGCCAAGCGGGTGACGCCGGGTTGTACGACGTGGCCGTCTTCGCCGTCGACATCCGCGAGACGCTGCTGCGGCAGATCACCGGCCGCGGTCTCGACGCGGCGGCGGGCGGGGAGGAGATGCGGATCGACGGCACCCTGCCCGGGCGCGCCTACCAGCGCGTGACGCTCGTCGCCGAGACACCGGGCGGGGCACCGTCCCGGCGGCGGTGGTGGGTGCCGGTGACCGACGGCGTCGAGCGCATCGGGGTGCTCCGGGCGGACTCGGAGGACGGTGACGACCAGGCCGTACGGCAGAATCTGCGCGACCTCGCCTCGCTGGTGGCCCTGGTCCTGCTCAGCAAGCGGTCCTGCAGTGACTCCTTCGCCCGGCTGGTGCGCACCGAGCCGATGAACGTGGCGGCGGAGATGCAGTGGAAGCTGATGCCGCCCGCCGCCTTCGCCGGCCGTGACGTGACCCTGGGTGCCGCGAGCGAGCCCGCCTACGAGATGGGCGGTGACGCCTTCGACTACGCCCTGAGCGGCAGCATCCTGCATCTGTCCGTGTTCGACGCGATGGGCCATGACACCACCGCGGGGATCACCGCGAACGTGGCGGTGGCCGCCTGCCGCAACGCCCGCCGCCAGGGGGCCTCGCTCGCCGAGACGAGCCGCGCCGTCGAGGACGTGCTCGTGGCCCACTTCGGGACCAGCCGCTACGTCACCGGCGTCCTCGCCGACCTCGATCTCGACACCGGGCATCTGACCTGGATCAACCGCGGTCACCCGCTGCCGCTCGTCGTCCGGGACAATCGCTGGACCATCGAGCTCGACTGCCCGCCGGCCGGGCCGATGGGCGCGGGCCTGGGGCTGCCGATCGTCGTCAGCCGTCAGCAGCTGGAGCCCGGCGACCGGCTGCTGCTGTACACCGACGGGATCGTCGAGGCCCGCGACACCGAGGGAGAGCGGTTCGGCCGTGAGCGGTTCGTCGACTTCGTCGTCCGCCACCACTCCGGCCGCCAGCCCCTGCACGAGACCCTGCGTCGGCTGATGCACGCCGTCCTCGACCACCACTGCGGCCGCCTGGACGACGACGCCACCGTCCTGCTGACCGAATGGCGCGCCGGCCACCAGCACCGGCTCGTCCCCTGA
- a CDS encoding SDR family oxidoreductase has protein sequence MAALPHLDKGDSIIATATEEALKGTTTMIDYAASKAALITFTKSIAPHLAARGVRANVVAPGPTWTVLNVADRHMPPGDLAQVGSETPVGRPAQPEEITPAYVFPASDADSSFVTGEVLAVTGGETDTR, from the coding sequence ATGGCCGCCCTTCCGCACCTGGACAAGGGTGACTCGATCATCGCCACGGCCACGGAGGAAGCCCTCAAGGGCACTACCACCATGATCGACTACGCGGCTTCGAAGGCCGCCCTGATCACCTTCACCAAGTCCATCGCCCCGCATCTGGCGGCGCGGGGCGTGCGGGCCAACGTCGTGGCCCCCGGCCCCACCTGGACGGTTCTGAACGTCGCCGACCGGCACATGCCGCCCGGCGACCTGGCCCAGGTGGGCAGCGAGACGCCCGTCGGCCGACCGGCGCAGCCGGAGGAGATCACCCCGGCCTACGTGTTCCCGGCGTCGGACGCGGACTCGAGCTTCGTCACGGGAGAGGTCCTCGCGGTCACCGGTGGTGAGACGGACACCCGCTGA
- a CDS encoding ABC transporter ATP-binding protein, with protein METTAWTQLHSVMTAEQERRPFARATLRRIGSFARPHRTRIARFVVLGVATALLAVATPVLAGHIVDAIVSGDDEGKVVRLALLIALIAVAEAALGVLGRRLSAALGEGLILDLRTAVFDHVQRMPVAFFTRTRTGALVSRLNNDVIGAQRAFSNTLSGVVSNLVTLLLTLVVMLTLSWQITLLALALLPVFVIPARRMGSRMARMQREAAALNAAMGTRMTERFSAPGATLVKLFGRPEQESEEFAARARRVADIGVRTATAQSVFITALTLVSALALALVYGLGGWFALRGSLEPGAVVSLALLLTRMYAPLTALAGARVEVMSALVSFERVFEVLDLKPLIEDKPDAREVPEGPVAVEFSDVRFGYPSADKVSLASLEEVASLDTRGGAEVLHGVSFRAEPGQTVALVGSSGAGKSTVAQLLPRLYDVDEGAVRIGGVDVRDLTAGSLRATLGMVTQDGHLFHDTVRANLLLARPGATEAELWDALRRSRLDDLVRSLPDGLDTVVGERGYRLSGGERQRMTIARLLLARQRVVILDEATAHLDNTSEAAVQEALAEALEDRTAIVIAHRLSTVRAADQILVVEDGRIVERGTHEELLVLDGRYAELYRTQFASHDGGVAETAVA; from the coding sequence ATGGAGACCACAGCCTGGACACAGCTGCACAGTGTCATGACCGCCGAGCAGGAGCGCCGCCCGTTCGCCCGCGCGACACTGCGCCGCATCGGCTCGTTCGCCCGCCCGCACCGTACCCGTATCGCCCGCTTCGTGGTACTCGGGGTGGCGACCGCGCTGCTCGCCGTCGCCACGCCCGTACTGGCCGGACACATCGTCGACGCGATCGTGTCGGGCGACGACGAGGGCAAGGTCGTACGCCTGGCCCTGCTCATCGCCCTGATCGCGGTCGCGGAGGCCGCCCTCGGCGTCCTCGGCAGACGACTGTCGGCCGCGTTGGGGGAGGGACTCATCCTCGATCTGCGGACGGCTGTGTTCGATCATGTGCAGCGCATGCCGGTCGCGTTCTTCACACGCACTCGTACGGGAGCGCTGGTCTCCCGTCTCAACAATGACGTCATCGGCGCGCAGCGCGCCTTCAGCAACACCCTGTCAGGCGTGGTCAGCAACCTGGTCACCCTGCTGCTGACCCTTGTGGTGATGCTCACCCTGTCCTGGCAGATCACCCTGCTCGCGCTCGCGCTGCTCCCGGTGTTCGTGATCCCGGCCCGCCGCATGGGCAGCCGGATGGCCCGGATGCAGCGGGAGGCGGCCGCGCTGAACGCGGCCATGGGCACGCGGATGACCGAGCGGTTCTCGGCGCCCGGAGCCACCCTGGTCAAGCTCTTCGGCCGCCCCGAGCAGGAGTCCGAGGAGTTCGCGGCCCGGGCCCGCCGCGTGGCCGACATCGGGGTGCGGACCGCCACCGCCCAGTCGGTGTTCATCACCGCCCTGACCCTGGTCTCCGCGCTGGCGCTCGCCCTGGTCTACGGCCTCGGCGGCTGGTTCGCCCTGCGCGGCAGCCTGGAACCCGGCGCCGTGGTCTCCCTCGCGCTGCTCCTGACCCGCATGTACGCCCCGCTCACCGCCCTCGCCGGCGCCCGCGTCGAGGTCATGAGCGCGCTGGTCAGCTTCGAGCGGGTCTTCGAGGTACTCGATCTGAAGCCGCTGATCGAGGACAAGCCGGACGCCCGCGAGGTCCCCGAGGGACCGGTCGCCGTGGAGTTCTCCGACGTCCGCTTCGGCTACCCCTCCGCCGACAAGGTCTCCCTGGCCTCCCTGGAGGAGGTCGCCTCCCTCGACACCCGCGGCGGCGCCGAGGTCCTGCACGGCGTCTCCTTCCGCGCCGAACCCGGCCAGACCGTCGCCCTCGTCGGCTCCTCCGGCGCCGGGAAGTCGACCGTCGCGCAACTGCTGCCGCGGCTCTACGACGTGGACGAGGGCGCCGTACGCATCGGCGGCGTCGACGTCCGCGACCTGACCGCCGGGTCCCTGCGGGCCACCCTCGGCATGGTCACCCAGGACGGCCATCTCTTCCACGACACGGTCCGCGCGAACCTGCTGCTGGCCCGCCCCGGGGCGACCGAGGCCGAACTGTGGGACGCCCTGCGCCGCTCCCGCCTGGACGACCTCGTCCGGTCCCTGCCGGACGGTCTCGACACCGTGGTCGGCGAGCGCGGCTACCGGCTCTCCGGCGGCGAGCGTCAGCGCATGACCATCGCCCGCCTCCTGCTGGCCCGCCAGCGTGTGGTCATCCTCGACGAGGCCACCGCCCACCTGGACAACACCTCGGAGGCCGCCGTTCAGGAGGCGCTCGCCGAGGCGCTGGAGGACAGGACGGCGATCGTGATCGCCCACCGGCTGTCCACGGTCCGCGCGGCCGACCAGATCCTGGTGGTCGAGGACGGGCGGATCGTGGAACGGGGGACGCACGAGGAACTGCTCGTGCTCGACGGCCGGTACGCGGAGCTGTACCGGACCCAGTTCGCCTCGCACGACGGCGGGGTGGCCGAGACAGCCGTGGCGTAG
- a CDS encoding lysylphosphatidylglycerol synthase transmembrane domain-containing protein: protein MTAVELPQGRPPQRLPVRRIRQILCLVPLLLVTLVAVRHRSVLAEGFGHLKHAEWPWLLAAAGATSLTWVAASFTRQGAVVERLPRRRLLATQFAAGAANHLLPTGLGAGAVNLRFMTVCGVSLARSSAALALYLLAESIGRLTLLAVLFVAFPDALRLDGLLPETAVGPLLLGLGAVLVVAVGVLAGVRRVRTAVGSFLRTALCEARSVHTRPSRALALWGGSLAFPALQAAGLAAVGQALGLPVPPLHMAVAYLAATCAVALVPTPGGVGSVEAALVVALVAAGGPAAVATAVVLAYRIITVWVPLVPGALTLGALVRLKVI from the coding sequence GTGACAGCGGTAGAACTCCCCCAGGGACGCCCTCCCCAGCGCCTCCCCGTCCGCCGTATCCGACAGATCCTGTGTCTGGTCCCGCTCCTGCTGGTCACCCTGGTGGCCGTGCGGCACCGGTCGGTGCTCGCCGAGGGCTTCGGCCATCTGAAGCACGCCGAGTGGCCGTGGCTCCTCGCCGCGGCCGGTGCCACATCTCTGACCTGGGTGGCCGCCTCCTTCACCCGGCAGGGCGCGGTGGTGGAGCGGCTGCCCCGGCGGCGGCTGCTGGCGACACAGTTCGCGGCGGGCGCGGCGAACCATCTGCTGCCGACGGGCCTCGGCGCGGGGGCGGTCAATCTGCGCTTCATGACCGTGTGCGGTGTCTCGCTCGCCCGCTCCTCGGCCGCGCTCGCCCTGTATCTGCTGGCGGAGTCGATCGGCCGGCTCACTCTGCTGGCCGTGCTGTTCGTCGCCTTCCCGGACGCGCTGCGCCTCGACGGGCTGCTGCCCGAAACCGCGGTGGGTCCGCTGCTGCTGGGCCTGGGCGCGGTGCTCGTGGTGGCCGTGGGCGTGCTCGCGGGTGTCCGCCGGGTGCGGACGGCCGTGGGCTCCTTCCTGCGGACCGCGCTGTGCGAGGCCCGCTCGGTGCACACCCGCCCGTCCCGGGCGCTCGCGCTGTGGGGCGGTTCGCTCGCCTTCCCGGCGCTGCAGGCGGCCGGGCTGGCCGCGGTGGGGCAGGCACTGGGGCTGCCGGTGCCGCCGTTGCACATGGCCGTGGCGTATCTGGCGGCGACCTGCGCGGTGGCGCTGGTGCCCACACCGGGCGGGGTCGGCTCGGTGGAGGCGGCCCTCGTGGTGGCCCTGGTGGCGGCCGGCGGCCCGGCGGCCGTGGCCACGGCGGTCGTGCTCGCCTACCGGATCATCACGGTCTGGGTACCGCTGGTGCCGGGGGCGCTGACGCTGGGTGCGCTGGTGCGACTGAAGGTGATCTGA